A window of the Ostrea edulis chromosome 1, xbOstEdul1.1, whole genome shotgun sequence genome harbors these coding sequences:
- the LOC125668267 gene encoding GTP-binding protein GEM-like has protein sequence METKFLTVNRGLGVERASSFSMEKPSILQVPIEARRRNSVPNSTFMTEISDSPMERVRSFSITPKGLRNRGDKIRRKSTLSIETNSSYQSNTSLQESESRHTGCNNSNDSLHPVETERYMVAVIGSGGVGMKTLKSQFTTSEELCINNCDAMEPNEEEVCVSLDGEECFLSFVTEEDFMIQGSRAAVDTVVVVFSVIDAQSYKNASRKLQFIRQDLHFDIPVFLVANKVDLARTRVVSEKEARKLADKYKCKYVETSVVLNHNIDELLVGIVRQVRYQQGGFLVSNSTESIPKNRNKVARFTNILIDKIMNIGHKEIPCTNLFDV, from the exons atggaaacaaaattCTTAACTGTGAACAGAGGACTTGGTGTCGAACGTGCATCTTCATTCAGCATGGAGAAACCAAGCATTTTGCAAGTACCCATTGAAGCCAGAAGAAGAAACAGTGTTCCGAATTCTACTTTTATGACAGAAATTTCAGACTCTCCAATGGAACGTGTAAGGTCTTTCAGCATTACTCCTAAAGGACTGCGAAACCGCGGAGACAAAATCAGAAGAAAAAGTACTCTGAGTATTGAGACGAATTCCAGTTATCAGAGCAATACCAGCCTACAGGAGAGCGAATCGAGACATACAGGGTGCAATAACTCTAATGACAGTCTCCATCCCGTGGAGACCGAGCGCTACATGGTGGCGGTCATTGGATCTGGTGGTGTAGGAATGAAAACGTTAAAAAGTCAGTTCACCACCTCGGAAGAACTGTGCATTAATAATTGTG ATGCTATGGAACCGAATGAAGAAGAGGTGTGCGTTAGTTTGGACGGAGAAGAATGTTTTTTGTCATTTGTGACGGAGGAAGATTTCATG ATTCAAGGATCACGAGCTGCTGTTGACACAGTTGTAGTGGTCTTCTCGGTCATTGACGCCCAGTCCTACAAAAACGCCTCTAGAAAACTGCAATTTATTCGCCAGGATCTTCATTTTGACATACCCGTTTTCTTGGTGGCCAACAAAGTTGATTTAGCAAGAACACGAGTCGTATCAGAAAAAG AGGCAAGAAAACTTGCAGATAAATACAAATGCAAATACGTTGAGACATCAGTGGTTCTAAATCACAACATTGATGAACTCCTCGTCGGCATCGTTCGTCAGGTGCGATACCAACAAGGGGGGTTCTTGGTCTCCAACTCAACCGAAAGCATACCAAAGAATCGAAACAAAGTGGCTCGATTTACCAACATTcttattgataaaatc